A DNA window from Acropora palmata chromosome 12, jaAcrPala1.3, whole genome shotgun sequence contains the following coding sequences:
- the LOC141860766 gene encoding uncharacterized protein LOC141860766 encodes MEKIPSELRLVVSRKFGSEESWNLDALLSALKTELEARERCIAMKTSGPNVNTTKFEQYRARNKQPYSASALYTGSEEFTQHCVFCKKNHKSINCMTVTEPKARRTILRRNGKCFVCLKGGHISTNCPSRAKCFNCEGRHHVTICERIRNTLTSRNVVREEASPRGSGSCQDGSRDAGTSAMHISNNANSVLLQIAQAFVCRPDNEQLGLNAHVIFDSCSQRSYITSQAREKLNLPTIGKETLLIKTFGDNSASVKECDVVQLCVRTLDGMNVYITSYVVPVICSPVSNQQSQGTLECYPYLQGLQLACDTSDSVNVDVLIGADYYWSFFTGNIIKGDPYGPVALETNLGWVLSGPSVCSRFTRSCTVNLSSTHVLKIESTHMSDMKDDLQKFWDLETLGIKEHETSVYDKFSNDITFTGERYQVKLPFKDNHPMLPDNYTVALRRLTTTIKKLKNQPEILKQYDDVIREQLQSGVVEIVPQDQIPQPGDVHYLPHRTVVRLDRDTTKVRVVYDASSKVFGPSLNDCLHIGPSLNPLLFDILLRFRVHEVALTADVEKAFLNIEIDPEHRDFVRFLWVKDLNKENLEVMELRFARVVFGVNSSPFILNATIRHHLNTCLPVDSALARELLKSLYVDDYVSGKGDVGSAFTLSKEIKLCLKSGGFNMRKWSSNSESLLRSLEQDETFSDDFEKSNRPKVAEEDESFSKSVFKHSSEKEQRVLGMLWNPTQDELIYDLNKTLGEVDAQPVTKRLILSTATRFFDPLGLIAPVILPLKMMFQKLCKDGKDWDELVDAELNHKWLTTLSDLRQTGRVSFRRCYAEGLNGDKVKSVQLHCFADASERAYGAVVYMRVEYEAKVKCQIVSSKTRVAPLAKQTIPRLELLSNLTASRLLKSVSQALHDDVRIDEVFNWTDSMISLWWITNTDKEYKQFVENRVAEIRRNSPPEQWRYCPTADNPADIASRGIRSIELKESSLWLLGPDFLSKSGEQWPAQPTVVQAREEFSELKSSKPAVYSLVTACVEEKKEEPSLDNLINPENFSSLTKLMKLTVLVLSFIEKLKKTRSREGAEVDFTKLYRQAEMLWIRHVQQEILKSDKYPQRRSSLGLYQDEEGILRCQGRIGMSSLPFDTRFPMLLPRSHYFTKLVILKCHDQVMHNGVAETLVQLRSRYWIVKGRQTVKSIINKCVVCKKLEGRPYGTPPASQLPRFRLSDEFAFTSIGVDFAGPVYVKDIYHKSADMNKAYIVLYTCASSRAVHLDLVPRLTTEIFVRSFKRFIARRGVPNLVVSDNGSTFKGEALKKLLAEHRIEWKFNVALAPWWGGFFERLVRSTKRCLKKTLGTARVSYEELLSVVVEIEGILNSRPLTYVDDELRSPLTPSQLIIGRRLLSKEDKTPSKTPPTRSELSRRAKYLTIVLSQFWRRWQKEYLTELRVHHNCQLKNRQPTVNVGDVVCIHKDGTPRLLWNMGVVKSLITGRDGVHRGAVVRTRSGDRVIEVTRPLKRLYPVEAGPGVQERQNRNTDFPITFVGNAEHEHVAER; translated from the coding sequence ATGGAGAAAATCCCCTCAGAGTTACGACTGGTTGTAAGCCGTAAGTTTGGCAGCGAGGAATCATGGAATCTTGATGCTTTGTTGAGTGCACTGAAAACTGAGTTGGAAGCCAGAGAAAGATGTATTGCGATGAAAACAAGCGGTCCAAATGTCAATACAACCAAGTTCGAACAGTACAGAGCGAGAAACAAACAGCCCTATTCTGCCTCTGCCCTTTATACAGGCAGCGAGGAATTTACTCAACATTGTgttttttgcaagaagaaTCACAAATCCATTAACTGCATGACTGTCACTGAACCGAAAGCTAGAAGAACAATACTGAGACGAAACGGCAAGTGTTTCGTGTGCCTGAAGGGTGGCCATATCTCCACAAATTGTCCATCAAGAGCAAAATGCTTTAACTGTGAAGGTAGACACCATGTAACCATTTGTGAAAGAATAAGGAACACTCTAACATCTAGAAATGTAGTTAGGGAAGAAGCATCACCACGTGGATCTGGATCATGTCAAGATGGGAGTAGAGATGCTGGAACTTCAGCAATGCACATAAGCAATAACGCCAACTCTGTGCTGTTACAAATAGCCCAAGCCTTTGTTTGTAGACCAGATAACGAGCAACTTGGATTGAATGCTCATGTGATATTTGATTCCTGTAGCCAGAGATCATACATAACCAGTCAAGCACGTGAGAAATTGAATCTACCAACCATTGGTAAGGAAACTCTTTTGATCAAAACATTTGGAGATAACTCAGCCTCTGTGAAAGAATGTGATGTTGTGCAACTGTGTGTCAGAACATTGGATGGAATGAATGTGTATATCACCTCATACGTTGTACCAGTAATTTGCAGCCCTGTGTCCAATCAACAGTCTCAAGGCACATTGGAATGCTACCCCTACTTACAGGGTCTACAACTTGCATGTGATACAAGTGATTCTGTCAATGTTGATGTGCTGATAGGAGCAGATTATTACTGGTCTTTCTTCACTGGGAACATCATTAAGGGAGATCCCTATGGACCAGTAGCCCTTGAAACCAACTTAGGTTGGGTTTTGTCCGGTCCAAGTGTTTGCTCAAGGTTCACAAGATCTTGCACGGTGAATTTGAGTTCCACGCATGTGTTAAAGATAGAGTCCACACATATGAGTGATATGAAGGATGATCTGCAGAAATTCTGGGACCTGGAAACTTTGGGCATTAAGGAACATGAAACTTCAGTCTATgataagttttcaaatgacatcACATTCACTGGAGAGAGATATCAAGTCAAGCTACCATTTAAGGATAATCACCCCATGTTACCAGATAACTATACAGTGGCATTACGTAGACTGACAACAACGATCAAGAAGCTTAAGAACCAGCCAGAAATTTTGAAGCAGTATGATGATGTAATCAGAGAGCAATTGCAGAGTGGTGTGGTTGAAATAGTACCACAAGATCAAATACCACAGCCTGGAGATGTTCACTATCTTCCTCACAGGACAGTTGTGAGACTTGACAGAGATACAACTAAAGTGAGAGTTGTGTATGATGCGTCATCTAAGGTGTTTGGGCCTAGTTTAAATGACTGTTTGCACATTGGACCTTCTCTTAATCCCTTGTTATTTGACATTTTACTGAGATTCAGAGTCCATGAAGTAGCCTTAACTGCAGACGTAGAGAAGGcatttttgaacattgaaATTGATCCTGAACACAGGGACTTTGTGAGATTTTTATGGGTCAAAGATCTGAACAAGGAAAACCTAGAGGTCATGGAACTACGTTTTGCACGTGTGGTGTTTGGTGTAAACTCAAGTCCTTTCATTCTGAATGCCACGATCAGACACCATTTGAACACATGTTTGCCAGTTGACAGTGCACTTGCACGAGAGCTGTTGAAGTCCTTGTATGTTGATGACTATGTGTCTGGAAAGGGTGACGTGGGCAGTGCGTTCACGTTATCTAAGGAGATAAAGCTCTGTCTGAAGTCAGGAGGCTTTAATATGAGAAAGTGGAGTAGCAATTCGGAAAGTTTGCTGAGATCACTGGAACAAGATGAAACTTTCAGTGACGACTTTGAAAAGAGCAATAGACCTAAGGTAGCAGAAGAAGACGAAAGCTTCTCTAAGTCAGTTTTCAAGCACAGTTCAGAAAAGGAGCAAAGGGTTTTGGGAATGCTTTGGAACCCAACCCAAGATGAGCTGATTTATGATCTGAACAAGACTTTGGGAGAAGTAGATGCCCAACCAGTAACAAAAAGATTGATTCTTAGTACAGCCACAAGATTTTTTGACCCCCTAGGTTTAATCGCTCCAGTCATTCTTCCGTTAAAGATGATGTTTCAGAAACTTTGCAAGGATGGAAAGGACTGGGACGAATTGGTCGATGCTGAACTCAATCACAAATGGCTGACGACTCTGTCGGATTTGAGACAAACTGGAAGAGTGAGCTTTAGGAGATGTTACGCTGAGGGATTGAATGGAGACAAGGTCAAGTCAGTCCAACTTCATTGTTTTGCTGACGCATCAGAAAGGGCTTATGGAGCTGTAGTCTACATGAGAGTAGAGTATGAGGCAAAGGTGAAGTGTCAGATAGTATCTTCGAAGACAAGAGTTGCACCGCTAGCTAAACAAACTATCCCTCGCCTGGAGTTGCTGTCCAACTTAACTGCGTCCAGATTGTTGAAGAGTGTGAGTCAAGCATTGCACGATGATGTAAGAATTGACGAAGTGTTTAACTGGACAGATTCTATGATTTCACTATGGTGGATCACAAATACTGACAAGGAATACAAACAGTTTGTCGAGAATCGAGTGGCCGAAATTCGAAGAAATTCACCACCTGAGCAGTGGAGGTACTGTCCCACAGCAGACAATCCAGCTGACATAGCTTCCCGAGGAATAAGGTCtattgaattgaaagaaagcAGCCTGTGGTTACTTGGACCCGACTTCCTGTCTAAGAGTGGTGAGCAGTGGCCAGCTCAACCGACAGTTGTACAAGCCAGAGAAGAGTTCAGCGAACTGAAATCCTCTAAACCAGCTGTTTACAGCTTAGTCACCGCGTGCGttgaagagaagaaagaagaaccGAGTCTAGATAATTTAATCAATCCAGAGAACTTTAGTTCTTTAACCAAGCTTATGAAACTGACTGTGTTGGTTTTGTCGTTTAttgagaaattgaagaagacGAGGTCCAGAGAAGGAGCGGAAGTAGATTTTACGAAATTGTACAGACAAGCAGAGATGTTGTGGATTAGGCACGTTCAGCAAGAGATCCTCAAAAGCGACAAGTATCCACAGAGAAGGTCATCGTTAGGACTTTATCAAGACGAAGAAGGGATACTACGATGTCAAGGAAGAATTGGCATGTCTTCTCTACCGTTCGATACACGATTTCCGATGCTGTTGCCGAGAAGTCATTATTTCACTAAGTTGGTGATTCTTAAGTGCCATGATCAAGTGATGCACAATGGAGTGGCAGAGACCTTGGTTCAACTTAGGTCGAGGTATTGGATTGTGAAGGGCAGACAAACGGTGAAGAGCATAATCAACAAGTGTGTAGTGTGCAAGAAACTCGAAGGTCGTCCATATGGAACGCCACCTGCTTCTCAACTTCCCAGGTTCAGATTGTCCGACGAATTTGCATTTACAAGTATAGGAGTTGACTTTGCGGGCCCCGTTTATGTCAAGGACATTTATCACAAGAGTGCTGATATGAACAAGGCGTACATCGTATTGTACACGTGTGCCTCCAGTCGTGCGGTTCATCTCGATCTCGTCCCGAGGTTGACGACCGAAATTTTCGTGAGAAGTTTCAAAAGGTTTATTGCCAGACGAGGTGTTCCAAATCTTGTAGTGTCAGATAATGGATCCACTTTCAAAGGAGAAGCGTTGAAGAAGTTGCTAGCAGAACACCGCATTGAATGGAAATTTAACGTTGCATTAGCTCCTTGGTGGGGAGGATTTTTTGAACGTCTCGTTAGATCAACAAAACGCTGTCTGAAAAAAACCTTAGGAACCGCGAGAGTCAGCTATGAAGAATTACTCTCTGTTGTTGTGGAAATAGAGGGAATACTCAATTCACGACCTCTAACGTACGTGGATGATGAATTACGAAGTCCTTTGACGCCGTCGCAATTGATTATTGGCCGTCGCCTGTTGagtaaagaagacaaaactcCCTCGAAAACGCCTCCGACCAGAAGTGAATTGTCAAGACGTGCGAAGTATCTGACGATTGTTCTTTCGCAGTTTTGGAGACGTTGGCAGAAGGAGTACTTGACAGAGTTACGTGTCCATCATAATTGCCAACTGAAGAACAGACAACCAACCGTCAATGTGGGAGACGTTGTTTGCATACACAAGGATGGGACGCCGAGACTACTTTGGAACATGGGAGTGGTCAAATCCCTTATTACAGGACGGGATGGAGTTCATCGAGGAGCAGTGGTGAGAACTCGTAGTGGAGATCGAGTAATCGAAGTGACGAGACCCTTGAAAAGATTGTATCCTGTAGAAGCTGGACCAGGAGTGCAGGAACGTCAGAACAGGAACACTGATTTTCCCATTACCTTTGTGGGAAACGCTGAACATGAACACGTAGCTGAACGTTAA